Proteins from a single region of Haliaeetus albicilla chromosome Z, bHalAlb1.1, whole genome shotgun sequence:
- the LOC104316229 gene encoding monocarboxylate transporter 13, translating to MQAKDSSPPDGGYGWVVVVSAFMVMGLTAAVLKTFGLFFVEIQQHFDELASTTSWITSVTIVIFHLGAPVASSLCVRYTHRAIVITGGLLAFSGMSLGFLGLSMVWMYATTGFLQGLGISFSWTPAISIVSHYFSKKRALANAIASAGECAFAFTFGPFFQWLISQYGWKGALLIIGGIQLNICVCGVLMRPLASSCLLEASHSATETPAGNGASGMDKEDKSPITHKTFNWMLVRRPEFVLYAIFGILAAMSFFVPPLFLVPLSYSLGIDESWTATLLSILAMGDFAGRLLCGWYANLHVTKTVHLLTVTITLISTSLMLLPLANNYLSLAIFTGFYGFFFGTTVAVHITVLADVVGMPDFDSALGLFMLIRSTGGFVGPPLAGLIVDMAGDYRAGFYMAGATLVLSAGFLVTLDQLQQRKERGSWANIKPEKSALPYPSLHLLKLQNRRYQEHDIVV from the exons ATGCAGGCCAAAGACAGCAGTCCACCGGATGGTGGCTATGGATGGGTTGTGGTAGTGTCAGCCTTCATGGTGATGGGCCTCACTGCTGCCGTCCTCAAGACTTTTGGTCTGTTCTTTGTTGAAATCCAGCAGCACTTTGATGAACTTGCAAGCACCACTTCCTGGATCACATCAGTAACTATTGTCATCTTTCATTTAGGAG CCCCTGTTGCCAGCTCACTATGTGTACGATACACCCATCGGGCAATTGTGATCACTGGAGGACTCCTGGCTTTTTCAGGAATGTCACTGGGATTTCTTGGACTCAGCATGGTCTGGATGTATGCAACGACTGGCTTCCTGCAGG GACTTGGGATTTCATTTTCATGGACACCAGCCATTAGCATTGTTAGCCATTATTTCTCCAAGAAAAGAGCTTTGGCCAATGCTATTGCCAGTGCTGGAGAATGTGCCTTTGCATTCACATTTGGGCCATTTTTCCAGTGGCTGATTAGTCAATATGGATGGAAAGGTGCCCTCTTGATCATAGGTGGCATCCAACTTAATATCTGTGTCTGTGGAGTACTGATGCGACCCCTGGCAAGCAGCTGCCTCCTTGAGGCTAGCCATTCTGCAACTGAGACACCAGCTGGCAATGGTGCATCTGGGATGGACAAAGAAGATAAGTCTCCCATCACACACAAAACCTTCAACTGGATGCTTGTGAGGCGACCGGAGTTTGTACTTTATGCCATTTTTGGCATATTAGCTGCTATGAGTTTTTTTGTTCCTCCGTTGTTTTTAGTTCCACTTAGCTACAGCCTGGGAATAGATGAATCGTGGACTGCAACCCTCCTATCCATTTTGGCTATGGGGGACTTTGCAGGCAGACTGCTGTGTGGCTGGTATGCCAATCTCCACGTTACCAAAACTGTTCATTTGCTGACAGTGACAATTACACTGATCAGTACTTCCCTGATGCTGTTGCCACTGGCTAACAATTACCTGTCCTTGGCAATATTCACTGGCTTCTATGGATTCTTCTTTGGTACAACAGTCGCCGTTCACATTACAGTGCTAGCAGATGTTGTAGGCATGCCAGATTTTGACAGTGCTCTAGGGCTTTTCATGCTCATTCGAAGCACTGGAGGTTTTGTGGGGCCTCCTCTTGCTG GTCTGATCGTGGACATGGCTGGAGATTACCGAGCAGGCTTCTACATGGCAGGAGCCACTCTTGTCCTATCAGCTGGATTTTTAGTTACTTTAGATCAACtccaacagagaaaagaaagaggaagctgGGCTAATATTAAACCAGAAAAGTCAGCATTACCCTacccttccctccatctccTGAAACTTCAAAACAGAAGGTATCAAGAACATGACATAGTGGTGTGA